The sequence below is a genomic window from Rhinopithecus roxellana isolate Shanxi Qingling chromosome 7, ASM756505v1, whole genome shotgun sequence.
GAATtttttagctccattataatcttatgggaccaccatcatatatgcagtctgtcattggCTAAAATGTTGTTATGCAGCATACAACTGTACTTACATTGATGAAAACAAAGATGTTTGGTGGGTACTAAAACAACCCTGGCATTAACTGTTCATCTGATTGTTTTAAAGCAGTACTTGGATAAGTGATTTGCTGAGAGGAAGGGAATATATAGAACATAAAAATTCCGCTGGTCttgtggggatggggatggggagtaGTGCCTGTACTTTAAGAGCACCATGCTAAGCCCATCCTCATAATACCAACTCCAGTCTCCTTAAAATTGTAACCCTCAACAGTATAAGGTTAGAGTCTGCACACATTTTCTATACAGCTACTTGACCCTCTTTTAGCCTATATTGCCTTCTTCTCTCTTCACCCTGTACACTCTCTTGTGGCTTTGAAAAAATATAGTTGTCATTCAAGTTAGAAATCTGGCATACATCCTTAATGATTCCTTCTCCTTCAACACCCAGTAATTGACCCAACTCCTATCAattctacctttaaaatatattctctaatatatcaatattcattgtagcattattcataatagccaaaagtgaaagcaacccaaatgtccatcagcagatgaatgaataaacaaaatgtggtatattgaTCCAATGGAGTATTAGTCAGTCTTAAGTGGAAAAAAGTACTGAGACATGccaaaacatggatgaaccctgaaaatatgctaagtgagagaagcTCGACTCAAAAGACCATGTATTATATGATTTCACTTGTATGAAATAACTAGAATAGGCAGTAGATTAGTACaaagtagatgagtggttgcctAGTGCTGGGCCGGGGAGAGGTTCTGGAGAAATGGGGAGGGGAGTGACTACTAATGGatacaaagtttctttttggagtgatgaaactattctaaaattgactgcagtgatggctgtacaactctgaatatactaaaagccactgaattgtatactttaaatgggtaatttgtgggggggtggggaggacaggGTTTGAagcagtctcactctatcacccaggctggagtgcagtggtgggatctctgctcactgcaacctctgcctcccaggctcaagcaatcctcccacctcagcctcccaagtagctgggactacaggcacacatcaccatgcctggctaatttttggagagacagggtttcaccatgttgcccaggctggtctcgaactcctgggctgaagccatctgcccactttggcctcccaaagtgctaggattacagccatgcaccattgcacccagcctaaatgggtgaattgtatggtttatgaattacatctcaaacagttataaaaacatttttattgcagTTTAAAATTAATCTATATTCTTTCAATCTCCATTGCTACTACCTTAGTCCAAGTTACCATCCTCTGTTATTAGTGTACCACAAAGCCTCCCAACCAGCCTCTTTGCTTCCATTCTCACCTTCCAACCCAGTCTCCAGATAATAATCAGAGTAATCTTTTAAGTTTAAATtaggccagatgtgatggctcatgcctgtaatcccagcactttgggaggctgaggcaggtggatcacgagttcaggaggtcaagaccatcctggctaacacggtgaaaccccatctctactaaaaatacacaaaattagccaggcatggtggcacgtgcctgtagtcccacctactcgggaggctgaggcaggagaatcacttgaacccgagaggcagaggttgcagtgagtctagattgcgccactgcactctagcctgggcgacacagcaagactccatttcaaaaaaaaaaaaaaaaaagtttaaattagaTGTGATTTTCCTATCTAAAATTCTTCAAGGGCTTCCCACTACACTTAAGGCCAAACCCATTCTCCTTATTATGGCCTTCAAGGAACCAAACACTATGGTCTCTGCCTACTTCTCCACCCTTATGTTAAGCCATTCTCTTCCTGGCTTTAAATATTCCAAAGGTCCTCAGAGAGGCCAAGTTCTTTCCGAACATGAGACCTTGCATATGCTCCACCTAAGATGCTCCTCATCCCACTCTTTGCCTGGACTTAATCCTTCTGGTCTCAGCTTCAATAGCACCTCCTAGGAGAGGTCTATCGTGATCCCCCAATTAATTCAAGACTCTCTTTATTCTAATAGCACCATTGACTTTTTTCCTTCATAGCACTTCTTCACAATTTGTAcctttatatttgtataatttgttTACTGTCAATCTCCCCTGCTAGACAGCTCCATGAGGACAAGTACAGCAGGTACTCGAATAACATCGTTTTGTTCAGTGTCGTTTTgttacagtaagtcctcacttaatgtcaacaggttcttagaaactgcaactttaagcaaaatgacATGCAAAAGGTCTCCAAATAACATCGTTAGTTCAATgtaatttcattataattttttttctttttctttcttttttttttttttttttttgagacagggtctcactttgttgcctaacctggagtgtagtggtgtgatcatggctcactgcagcctcaacctcctgggcttagcgtcccgagtagctgagactacaggcttatgccaccacaactggctaattttttgtacagtcggggtttcaccatgttgctcagattggtctcaaactcctgacctcaagcgatccactcgcctcagcctcccaaaatgctggggctacaggcatgagccaccatgcctggcctcattataATGtcgatgagaaaaacaaaatcacttcCCCGTACACGTTAGGTGAATTGGTCTGTCTGAACTGTCCCAGTCTGAGTGAGAGTGGGTGTGAGCGTGCCCTGCAATGGGATGCCATCCTATCCAGGGCTGGTTCCCACCTTGcgccctgagctgctgggataggCTTTGGCCATCTGAGACCCTGAACTGGAATCACTGGGAACATaattcttacttgtttttatcagTCTTTCTcaaatgtatgtatagctcacatttatttcaatgtttaatattagaagtgttttggtttttatttagaagtttggtgatgtttttgtgaccagaaatatgctaTAGGAACTCAATTCTTCTTTATATCAGTTAGCCTATAGTAAAATTAGTTTCATTATATATACTTCATTTTGCTTAAAGttagtttccaagaacctatcaatgaCACTGAGGATTTACTGTATTATATTTATCTTATTCAACACTGTACATCCAGTGCTTTTTACTTCATAGGCACtcaatatctgttgaatgagtgAACTTTCACAAAGACCTTGTTCCACCCTGCTACCTTCATTTAGAAGATTTGGCTACCACTATTCCTATGAGAGGAACAGCCAGCAATAATATTGGAAGTGAGCTGGGGGATTCTCTGTATCAAATGTTTTCTGgttaatttgaaaatatacttcttaccttctcatttttttttttttcctgtatctcaAGGTGCTCCAGCACAGAGTGAAAatgattctgaaaaataaattgtataaatgATGAACACTgagtctcaaaggaaaaaaaaaccaagggttttgtttttgtttttgaggtggaatcttcctccgtcacctaggctggagtgcagtggcgcaatcttggctcacgcaacctctgcctcccaggctcaagtgattctcatgtctcagcctcctgagtagctgggattacaggagcatgccaccacgcctggccaatttttgtatttttagtagagatgaggtttcactgtgttgcccaggctggtctcaaactccttgtctcaagtgatctgcctgcctctgctcgcaaagtgctgggattacaggcgtgagccactgcgcccagccgcaaATAATAAACTGTCATACAAAAGAGCACTCTTTTTTAAAGGATTTAGAGTATAAAAACTATCCTCCCAACTACAGTACCATCCAATTTGATTTTATATACACTctatagcatttttttttgtcttaccCTAAGTGATTGGAATGCCCTTATGTTACCTTTTTCTAGTTTAGCACAAATCCTTTGTCTGTGGTGACCTGTTAGAGAAGCTGGCTTAGAATCTGGTGCTGATGACTCCTCCATTTCCCCTAACTAGGGCAGAGTATCACTATTCCTAACTAGTACTACATGTAACAATAATCACAACAATAGCATATATCTGTATCTTTCCAAATGTGCCCTTATCTGTTATCTTACTTGGTTATTCTAAAGGACAACACCCAAAAAGGGTATAGTTCTGTGCTCCCATTTGCTGAATACAgctctaaagaaaatgaaatctggCAGGAAATTCCAAATGCTTCCGAACTTCCCTCACTaaaaaagggaagcaaacatgacctaaacatacattttctttttgttgaagctcttaaacatatattaataaaaatatttattcttgttCAAAATgcaccaaaaatttaaaaactaattatttctcctttttactGCAATGGAtacattttaatacaaataaCAGGATTCAATCTATGCCCTACCATTTATTGTGATCcctggcaagttatttaacctctttgagtTTCcattctttatctataaaatgggagtggTGACAGTATTTATGTTTCAAGGATGTGAGGATAAAATGTGATAATATGTGTACACAATTCTTAGCTCTTTATGTGCCTTTTACATAGCAAATACTCAATAATGGCAATTTTTATCTCAAATCACCTAGTCCCTTCCCCAAAATGCTTATATTAGATGATCAGAATTACTCAGGTAAAAGGAAACGGGGTTATCTATTATTAGGAGTTTCTAAGAGGCTGTTAAGGTTCATGAATGAACAAGAACCCTGCATAGAGATGACATAAGTGGAAACACAAAGGCAAGATACTGAAAGTAAGAGATCAGGATTTCTTTATGCCAGCCAAGAATTTACCTTGAGTGTCAGGTTTTCCACTTTCATGATGAGATCCTTCTGTCTTTGTGCTTTATTCTGAATCTCATGgagctttttctcctttttatcaaTCTGCTTCTGAATTTCCATGACTAACAGAGATACATAGaacttatatattaaatatagccTAAATGAATGGACCAAGATCCAAATCAAGTAAAACTCCACTAAACATCTGAGCAATAACTTCTTGAGCTTAGCTTTGAGTCTAATGTAAGCTTAGAGTCAGCCTTTAGCACTGCCACCCACCCTGGTCCCAtccctttgttttttctctgactTACCTATTGAACTGGTACCTTCATTTGCCCTATACTGGCCAGATTCAATAAACTTGGCCTGAAGCTGCCTTTCCAGATACTCTTCAGAAtaatcttcctcttcttcttcttcttcatcttcatcctcatcctcatcctcatcctcatcctcatcttcatcatcctcatcctcatcatcatcattgttacTTCTAGAATCACTGAACATCTCCCGAAGCATATCATATTCTACTGGTTTTAAGCAAGAAGAAGGTGAACTATCTAAAACTCTGCAAATGACTCATACTCCAGATAAAATTATACTCCTTACTTTCACATTCCCCAGGCAACCAGTacattttataaatcatttttttcatgcAGGAAGATTATTCCCTTTGTAAAACAAGGACAGCAAGTGCAAAACACTGTTAACATTCATTCATGTAGTGAGTGATCAAGACATTTAGAGACTCTAAGGGTCATAGGAAGTTAAAATACCAGCGGTGGATGGGAGATTAGAACACCAATCTAAAACCCCTAAACTGCCAAGGGACCAATAAGAGGGaagaagggctgggtgtggtggctcgcacgtataatcccagcactttgggaggccaacgcgggcagatcacttgaggccaggagttggagaccagcctggccaacgtggcaaaaccccatctctactaaaaaaaaaaaaaaaaaaaaaaaaaaagaaaagaaaaaaagaaaaaatagctgggtgtggtggtacatgcctgtaatcccagctacttgggaggctgaggcacaagaattacttgaacctgggaggcagaggttgcagtgaaccgagatcgcaccactacactccagcctgggcgacagagcgagactctgtctccccaaaaaaaataaaaagtccaggcaaagtggctcatgcctgtaatcccagcactttgggaggctgagacaggcaaatcgcttgaggtctggaattcaagaccaacctggccaacatggtgaaacctcgactctactaaaaacacaaaaataaggtgggcgtggtggtgcatgcctgtaatcccagctactcgggaggccaaggcaggagaatcacttgaactcaggaggcagaggttgtagtgagctgcaagatcgcaccattgcactccagcctgagcgacagagcaagaccccatctcaaaacaaaacaaaaaaaaaaagagggaaggatgAAACCATCCTTTTTTCTGGATTGGCCTATGAATTCATGGAAAATGATCTGATACCCAGTCAATACCTGCCCTATCTGAAACTCCTGCTTTGCCTTTACTAAAGTACCTGATGAGGTATGACCCTGCTTGTGGCTGCTCATTCCCGAGGATATCACAAATCCTGGGATGGAGCCTTGACTTTCTATTTCCTTGGTTCCATCTTCAGCAACGACTTCCCAACCTGAAAGGAGTGGGTAGTCAAGGAAAACacagaaggaaacaaaaaggCACAGCTGAAAGGGAAGGGGCTCTTTGACTAACAGTGCTATTTAATTTAGTCCAAGTTTAGGCCATTTGTATTGGAATTCCTAGCTTGGAGAAGTGCCTTATATTGAATTacacaataaataattttctattacATGAATTTACTGTTCCTAGCTAGAacataacatttgaaaaaaatcttaagttcTACACATCGAGACTGGCACACAAACACCAGAGGTGAGGCTTCGTTAGCATGTACAAATGGGGCAGAACAGACTatgcagaaaatatttgtataaaggATACGGGTACTTATGGCTTCAGCATCTGAACGCAGCAGTCTCCTTACTTCCTTTTCCACATCTGGAGATTCAATGTACTGAAGCAAAGTTGGGGATTAGAGGGGGATACCAATACTGTCATTTAACACCCTGTGTTTTGCAGGAGTGCCCTCCTATGTACCAGTGAATTCAAATGTTAGGCCTCTTTAAATTCTGATCCAACCAAATTTCTACTTTAAGTAGTGCTATTTATGAAGGAATCTTTAGCCAGGGTCTAGAATTTTATACAGCAaacttattttttcctaattaaacAAATTACTTGAGACATTTAATCTTTTCAATCTGCAGTTCTATGGTAAAGACCTCTCTCAGAGGTGCAACCCTTAGGTCTGTTATAAATTATTTGTCCTGGTTTATATTGGCAAAGAACTATAATTCCTTATtagttatttagaaataatttggtTTAAAGATCCAAATTCCCAGATTTCACTTTCCCACATCTTTATTATTAGAGACGTTCCTACAAAAACTGGATCTTAGCTGTATGTTCTCCCTTGAATCCAGTTTTACATAATTATCTCCACAGCAACCAAGTTGTCGTGCCACAAATAGAAATTAGGACTTCGATGGGGAATAAGCAATTGCAAACAACTGCTGTTAAAAGTGAACTCTGGCTCCCAAGGAATGGCTTTTGAAATAAATGTCAGAATAAAAAGAGCAGATTAGAATACACGGGGTCACTGGCCAAATTGTatcttttcttctaggagttaTCAAACATCAACCAATGAATTCATTTTTCAGTGAATCAAACCCAGTGTATGTGTTTAGGATGAGGGTTAGAGGTGAGAAGGAAGGCTCAAAAGTAGCTTTTGTGGTTGATTTGATTCATTTGAAATGAATGagctattaaataaaatatattaagggTAAAAATGAAGTTATATTACGACTGCTGTACCTCAGGAAGGctgcttttttccatttctttgacaTCAGGGACCtatgaaataaaacacaataaacaaGTTATATTATGATGCCTATATTTCAGTAAAGCTTAAAGAGTTCtacaactattctttttttttttttttttttttttttttttttttttttttgagacggagtctcgctctgtcgcccaggctggagtgcagtggccggatctcagctcactgcaagctccgcctcctgggtttacgccattctcctgcctcagcctcccgagtagctaggactacaggcgcccgccacctcgcccggctagctttttgtatttttttagtagagacggggtttcactgtgttagccaggatggtctcgatctcctgacctcgtgatccgcccgtctcggcctcccaaagtgctgggattacaggcttgagccaccgcgcccggccgtctacAACTATTCTTAACTTTGTTTTACATtgagtaggcactcaataaatgttgacttaCAGAGTATAAAAACCAAGGCAActgtgttcatggactggaagactcAACATAGTAAAAATGTCAATTCTCTCCAAACTGATCTATAAGTTTAATGTAATTCCTGCCAAAATTCTAGCAAGGTTTTCTGTAGCTATAGACAAGCTTATTCTAAAACTTACATTAAAAGATACAggcttttggccaggcatggtggcttatgcctgtaatctcagcactttgggaggccaaggcaggcagatcacctgaggtcaggagttcaagaacagcctgaccaacatggtgaaacccgtctctactacaaatacaaaaattagccaggcatggtggcccatgcctgtaatcccagcagggaggtggaggctgcagtgagctaagatcgtgccattgcactccagccggggcaacagagtgagactccatcgaaagaaaagaaaagaaaagaagaaaagaagaggagaggagaggagaggagaaaagaaaagaaagaaggaaggaaggaaggaagaaagaaagaaatggactgTAGAATGGCTAAACAATACTGACAAAGAAAAGTCAGAGCAATCAGCCTTCTAATTTCAGGCCTTTCTAATTTCAGGACCAATTATATAGTGACACTGTGATATCGGTGGAGGGATTGACAGAtggatcaatagaacagaatggagaacctaGAAACAGAGCCACAAAAACAagcccaactgatttttggcaGAGGTGCAAAAGCAATACAACAGAGGAAGGAtaaccttttcaacaaatagtgctagaGCAATTAGACATCCTttggcaagaaaagcaaaaataaaaataaaaaacaaaaaccttgaaCTAAACCTCACAgctttacaaaaattaagtcaaaaatgGGCATCGGGcttaaaaagaagttaaaaaaaaaagcaggagaaaatcttcaggatCTGGGCTAGGTGAAGAATTCTTAGATTTACCACAAAAAGCAAGatcattttcaaaaa
It includes:
- the TAF7L gene encoding transcription initiation factor TFIID subunit 7-like isoform X2 translates to MSKSQDEVPDEVENQFILRLPLEHACTVRNLVHSQSVKMKDKLKIDLLPDRRHAVVEVEDVPLAAKLVDLPCVIESLRTLDKKTFYKTADISQMLVCTTDGDTHPSPEESAASADPNITRKKERGREKKYVWQHGITPPLKNVRKKRFRKTQKKVPDVKEMEKSSLPEYIESPDVEKEVRRLLRSDAEAISTRWEVVAEDGTKEIESQGSIPGFVISSGMSSHKQGHTSSEYDMLREMFSDSRSNNDDDEDEDDEDEDEDEDEDEDEDEEEEEEEDYSEEYLERQLQAKFIESGQYRANEGTSSIVMEIQKQIDKKEKKLHEIQNKAQRQKDLIMKVENLTLKNHFHSVLEHLEIQEKKKNEKLISLQEQLQRFLKK